The genomic region GGTTGAATATCGTCGCTTTAATCTCAACGAGTTTTAACGAGTTCAAAGAAGAACTTCACACCTATGATTCAACAGTTATTATAATCAATTACTTAACTGATATGTCGGTGTGTCAAATTATTTGTGAAATTATCCGCGGCCTTGGATCGTTAAATACCAGTCGTTTAATTTAGCGATTCAATTATATTCTCAATTTTGACTTATTGACGGTATGTATTATCACATTATCCACCCTCGGTCAAAATGACACCAACGGTACAAAGGACACGAAACCCTCCATTTGaatcaaaaaagaaatgtagAAAGTGATATTTAGTAAATCCAGAATGCATCATTTCTAATTAACATTACTTCAATTATTGATCGATATATGTTCTTGATAGAAACCGATggattttgttttctatttctttgTCACACAACAAACGGATGTCAATAACAAAAAGAGGACAACACCACAGTAGTAAAATGAATGCTTCTTTAGAATACGATTTAAGACAACTTACCACAGTTTTCAAAGTAAACGCCCTCTTCTTTATTGAcagtttttctttgtttcttttctaGACTGCATGAATCTTTATTTGCTTTATTGGGACTCGCTCGATTTTCACATGTTGTCGACGATACATTGTCTGTATTTTTTCGCTTTGTTGCATTGACCATGCTTTTGGAGTTATACATTCGATTTAGTTTCACTCTGTTAACATTTGAATCATCCTTTTCGTTGAGCAAATTATTCCACTTAAGTTTATGGTTTGTCTCTGCATCATTTTCTACTAAATGATATGGTATAACATGTTCTCTATCTGTCACATTTACCAGATTAACAATAATAGAATTTCTTTTATGCTgtcttgttttttctttgtcatTATCCAGATGATCGGCTACGAAACTATCAATAACACAACATGTCTCGACACGTTCGTGACAACAACAGTTCTGGGCGCTTTTCTTAACACAGACGTTTTCGACACGACAGGAAACAGAACTTGTTGGGACACTGTTCCTACTACAGTTGATACAACCTTTCTGAGAAGCACCCTGTACTCTATCGTGCAAACCACCCTTTTTTACAATATCGTCTCTCTTCATAGTATTTTTTGTATCTGTACCGTTTGTGTTTACGTCACGAGAAAATTTCAGCTTAGTATATTGCTGTAACTTCCCTTCAGTTATCTTATTTAAACACCCGTCTTGGTATAAATCCAGGTCGATAACGGTTTCTGTTATATTCCGCATTTCCTGAATTTGGTTTAGACGATTTCCGCTGTTCTCAGTTGTCCCATCTTTCTTCTGAACTTTTTCTTTAGTTATTTTAGATGTCTCATTCTGATGGTCTCCTAACGACTCTCGAAATATTGAAGTTGAATCTAATTTTTGATCACGATTTACACTTTGTTTATTAATCATTCCAAATTTGTCTTCAGTGTTTGTATATATTCCGTCCTTTGACACAGAGTCACGATTTTCTGCAGCCAGTTCGTCCTCAAACGCAGAGTCAAGAAGTCCATGTATACCTTCTAAAACAGATCTGTTAAAATTCCCTCGATTTTTTCGATCCGATAAATTTtccttaaactttaaaaattgcTCAGATCTTCGTTCTTCATTTTTCAAACCCTCTGACAGACTTCGTTGTATTTCTAATTCGTTCGttttagtaacatttttttctatgttatcATTGTTATAAGTTTGACTTTGAATCGATGTAGTCGACGAAACACCAAGTATAGTATCGTTAACTAATGATTGAAATGTGTGATGGTCTTTTGAATGTTCAAAGCAATTTTCTAAATCACTTACTGTAGAATTTTGATCATATACTAAtactttacattttgaattattttgtgaaaaattatcTTTGATTGACGGTTGATGTGTGCCCCTTTTACCAACGTTTTCCTCTGAGtttgttatgttattgtttattgtcGTGTGTTTGGGCACCAGTTGATCAAATTTTGAATCGCTGTTTGATTGGTCATCCATTGACGACGTTTGATTGGTCACTGATTTTGACTCACTATTTGACAATTCGTCGATCAATGGCGTTTCATTGACGACTAACCCCTTCGATTCCGGGCGATTTATTCCCATTTCCTCATAAAATGTTGTTGACACTAAATTAAGAAGCATATGATGAACATTTTCGTCTTCTTTTGGCAAATATGACTTAGCTTTAGAAAAGCGATCGAAGCTTTTCGGAATATTTCGGGTTTTTTCCTCGGTACATTCTTTCAGATTAGATTGTTGATACAGGTTAAATTCGATATCATCAAAGACGTACTCATATTGGTCACTGATTTCCATAATTAATTGTCCTGTCAAACAAAAAAGTAGTATAAACCTTACAAGAGTAAATAcaattctatatatatagacatataacatgttatattgGCATCGATAAAAgctaccaataaaaaaaatcaaattcatatagaaagcacaaacacatcaaatgaatcgAAAACCACTGTCAtatcctgacttgatacagtcattttcttatgtggaaaatggtagattaaacctggtttcatagctaGCTAGATATCTCACTTGTATATCATTTGcttaaaattcaattattttaacattgatctgtgaacaaaacaaaacaaaacagtaacATGATcgttgttatcaattcgtttgatgtgtttgagcttttgatttgcaTTTTGTCTAGGGActtccgtttagaattttcctgcGAGGTTCGGTATCTTAGCTGTTTTACTTTCGTTTTAAGTATTCTTCACCACAAATTCTACCCAATATATGTTAAAGTGTTTGTACAAAGTTGAATGTCACTGTcgaagtgtttctcgtttctcgatttaaataaattagactgttggtttttctgttgaacttgttttacactagtcattgtTGTGGCCCTTTAAAgattgctgttcggtgtgagccacgGGTCCGTGTTGAATACCGTTTTCTTTATACCTAAAACggtcaagaaaaaaaatagtttatcttagaaaaaagaaaaagatataaacaaaaatagcaATCTACGcgatgaattaaaaaaaatagttcatgcTAAAACCTATCTATATTTTCTCGGTAAATGGGTTAATTAATTTATGCATGGATTTTCCTGACTCCTGGGGAGTTTTTACTATAgattatttaccaaaaaaaatagtcattttgaaaatttcttcaagtactaagtcgaaaataaacaacGCTAtgacaaaacatgtttaaattgtGTAGGTTAATGAATACTAGTTGATGACTAAGATTTAATGTTGCGGTGGACATATAATCAATAGAAAGTAGACATCAAACGAACAAGTTATAGGCTGAAAAAGAACACAATACACCCAAACAGAACATAAATCAATAATATTCCCGGGTACATTTTACTAACAAAACAGTAGTAGTTTTTGATTCAATTAAACTTCAAATTTGATTTAGCCATGCACTATTGGAATTTTAACGCAACTCATGAGTCGAGTGAAGATGAAATATGCATTTTGCGTTTTGAATTACACGTCTGGTATGTTTTGcggatttttaaataaaaaaggaaaaagacgcatgtttattaactttaataGTAGGCAATGACCATTATTGGTAGACAACCCAAGGCCAATATTGAAGGACATTGATGACCGATATCAAAGACATTATTTATCTGTAGTCATTCGATATTACAAGAAATGTCTCGTCAGCAGTTGGGCAGTGCATGAAATCATTTCATAATCAGTACGTAAAAGCAGTTTCGGAAATGAGCCGATTAGATATAATAacaaatttacttttataattcaaaataaggTCTTTCAAAATGACACCATATAATCCTCCAGCTACATCTCTTGTTATATTGACCATTACACTGTTGTGTTGAATTTCaaggttgattggttggttgattggttggttgattggttggttgattggttggttgattggttggttgattggttggttgattggttggttgattggttggttgattggttggttgattggttggtt from Mytilus trossulus isolate FHL-02 unplaced genomic scaffold, PNRI_Mtr1.1.1.hap1 h1tg000122l__unscaffolded, whole genome shotgun sequence harbors:
- the LOC134700075 gene encoding uncharacterized protein LOC134700075, whose amino-acid sequence is MDDQSNSDSKFDQLVPKHTTINNNITNSEENVGKRGTHQPSIKDNFSQNNSKCKVLVYDQNSTVSDLENCFEHSKDHHTFQSLVNDTILGVSSTTSIQSQTYNNDNIEKNVTKTNELEIQRSLSEGLKNEERRSEQFLKFKENLSDRKNRGNFNRSVLEGIHGLLDSAFEDELAAENRDSVSKDGIYTNTEDKFGMINKQSVNRDQKLDSTSIFRESLGDHQNETSKITKEKVQKKDGTTENSGNRLNQIQEMRNITETVIDLDLYQDGCLNKITEGKLQQYTKLKFSRDVNTNGTDTKNTMKRDDIVKKGGLHDRVQGASQKGCINCSRNSVPTSSVSCRVENVCVKKSAQNCCCHERVETCCVIDSFVADHLDNDKEKTRQHKRNSIIVNLVNVTDREHVIPYHLVENDAETNHKLKWNNLLNEKDDSNVNRVKLNRMYNSKSMVNATKRKNTDNVSSTTCENRASPNKANKDSCSLEKKQRKTVNKEEGVYFENCDIYFVKIWKFDLSMKILTCGKFACKQKSVSKELKIISNIILAGFQKAHNKFVERSETITKIENPEQITDGSLRNLYSEFTTNLVIFIVDFSNCIRTFGLLPDDFRKIQIKQCLLEMAVIYYTYWYSVRKSDIFWEIYNLDTSMKNFSIHGGEIGHLISSIFKSAVSFKLLNLTDQEICLLAAMVLLSPDRQGVPQDHVNHLVKLEEIICVALKCNMVSLHQEYSSCLFERTIRKLIDLRLFSDNHLKDFLQSPITD